Genomic DNA from Halomonas sp. BDJS001:
GGTCGCCACTTGAGTAGCTGACGGAAGTTAGTGGTGTTGGTGGAGTGCATACGGTTGGCTGCTGTGGCAAAGGTGTTGATAGTGCTCAAGCAGTGAGTGCATCACGCCATCCCAATTGAAATGGCGTTCTACATGGCGGCGTGCATAGTGCCCGCTGGAGGCCACATCATTGCTAAATAGCGCCACGCACGCCTCAGCCATGGCCGTGGGATCAAGCGGCTTACATAAAATGCCTGCACCCAACGGCACGTTTTCTGCCAACGCCCCTGCGTTTGCTGCTACGACTGGAATCCCGCTCGCCATGGCTTCCTGGGCAATTAATCCGAATGTCTCCCGAGTGCCCGCGTGCAGCAAGGCATCGCTACTGGCGAGTGCCTTCGCTACCTCGTGGGCGCCACAGCAGCGATCCACAATGGTGACATTGCTGGGTACGTGATGCGGCATACCGGGGCCCATTAGCAGCAAATGGTAATCGCTGCCTAGCTGACGCATCGTCGCCAGTAACACGTCAATATTCTTCTCGCGAGAATTACGCCCCACAAAAATCAGCAGCTTTTTATCGCTGGGTATGCCCATGGCTTGGCGGAAAACTGGGTCATGCTGCTGTGGGTTAAAGTGCGCCAAATCGACGCCCAGCGGTTGAACGCGAACGTTATCAACGCCCCATTCCCGCAGCCGGTTCGCCATGGCATGACAGGGTGCCAGCACGCTATCAAACTGGCTATAGAGTGACGTGACATAGTGGGTTAAGCGCTTCTCAACGTAGCGCCCAAAACGATCCCCCATTAAGCGCGGAAGATCAGAGTGATAGAACCCCACCACCGGCACGCCGAGCCGCTGGCCCGCAACCAGCGCCGCCCATGCCGTCACGTACGGGTCGCCAGCCTCAATCAGGTCGGGCTTTAGAGCAATCAGGGTATCGCGCCAGGGTGAGCCTCGCAGCGGAAAACGGTAGCCCTGACCTAACGGCAGATGTAACGCTGGTAAGGTGTGGTGGTCGCCGAGGCTATCGCGCTCCGCCCCCGGCACCAGCAGGCTGGTACGCAGCTGTGGAATGCGCGAAAAAACACGGTGTTTGGCCTGTAAATAGGTGCGCACGCCGCCGCTGGCGGGGGCATGAAACATCGTCACATCGGCAATGTGCAAGCTCACCTCCAACCAAAATGAGTGTCATCGTTTCACCATAAAGGAGAAATAAGTCAGTTCGACGACAGCGGTTATAGGGGCGGTATAAAAAAGCCACGGCTCTCAATCGAGAGCCGTGGCTTAATAACCGCTTTATATATTGCCTTAGACGACGGGACGTGCCACCAGCGAACGAGTCTCTTCGCGGGCTTCGGTCAGTGCTACCCGAATAGGATCGCCAAGCTTATAACGCTCTTCGCCTTCGATTTGGATACGGCCCTCTTTATCATCAATCACCACTTTGCTGCGGTCACTGTGCATTAAAGGCGCGGGCACAAACGCCGTTGCGCCGTTTTCCAGCAGACGAACGCGCATGCCGCCACGGTTGATGGCCATGATTTCGGCCTCAAAGGTGTCCTGGTTCTGCGCGGAGGGCGTCAGGTAACGCACGTAGAGCCAATCCTTCACATCGCGTTCGGCCATACGGTTCAGGCGGCGACGCTCAGTCAACTGCTCGGTGAGCTGCTGGGTAGCCTCGGCGGGCGCCTGTTCGCCTTTCAACACGCGCTTGATCAAGCGGTGATTGACCATATCGCCATACTTACGAATTGGCGACGTCCAGGTGGCATAGGCAGCCAAGCCTAAACCAAAATGCGGGCCGGGCTGTGCGGACATCATGGTAAAGCCCTGGAAACGGCGCAGGCGCGCATCCAGCCAAGCGTCATCGCGGCTTTCCAGCGCACGCTTCAGCTCAGTGTAGCGGGCCAGCTCGGTGAGCGCTTCGCGCTCGACGATGATCTCTTGCCCGGCCAAAAACTCCTGGGCGGCTTCGGCTTTTTCCGGCTCAAAGGCACGGTGCACGTTAAAGATACCGTGGCCGATGTGCTTGGCCAGGAAATCCGCACAGCATGCGTTGGCCACAATCATCGACTCTTCGATCATGCGGTTGGCAATGCGGCGCTCTTCGGTGCGCACGGCCAATACGTTGCCAGCGGGATCAAGGTCAAACACATAGTCGGGGCGGTCTTTAAACACCAGCGCGTGTTCGTTACGCCAAGCGGTACGCGCCTCGGTCAAATCGCGCAGTGCGGTGAGCTGCTCAGCGATCTCATCCGCGGGTGCCCAGTCGCCTTGACCTTCGATCCAGTCGGAGACGTTGTCGTAAACGAGCTTGGCATGGGATTTAACGTTCGCCGCAAAAAAGCGGTAATCACCCATGCTGCCGTCGGCATTAATATCCAGCGTACAGGCTAGTGCAGGGCGCTCCTTGCCTTCCCACAATGAGCAGAGATCATCCGCTAGCTGCTCTGGCAGCATCGTGACGTTTTGGCCAGGCAGGTAAACGGTAAAGGCGCGGGTGCGAGCTTCCAAGTCAGCCGCATGGCCCTCTTCCACGTAAGCGGTGGGGTCGGCAATGGCCACGCTTAACCGCCAGCCGCCTTCCGCACGAGTAGATACGTGCAGCGCATCATCCATATCGCGGGTCTTTTCACCATCAATGGTGAAGAAGGGCGTGGACGTTAAGTCTTCGCGAGTTAGGCCTTCATCAATTAACGGCCAGTCGGTGCCTGCATCGGGGCACTCTTGCTCCAGCGCATGGCGAGCCAGCGTAACGCGCCACGGTACTGCCGGGTCATCGCTTTTCGCAACCAATTCATCAATCTGGGCAAAGAAAGCGCGATCGTCGGCTTTCAGCGGGTGGCGCACCAAACGCGCAACGACCCAGTCACCGTCAGCAATGCTCTCTTCATCAAGGCTGTTCTTAATCCGTGCCTTGATAACATTTTTAATCGACGGATGGTCGGGCACGACGGACAGGCGGCCTTCACGTTTCTGCACGCGGGAAACAAACCGATCCAGCCCAGCTTCAATCAGCTTTTCCGGCTCAATGGATTTTTTGTCACCGTTCTCGTGAATCACGCCTTCCACGCGATCACCGTGAATTACCTGCTTCATGGCGGGCGGCGGCACGAAATAGGATTCACCGTCGTCGGTTTCGAGAAAACCGAAACCTTTGTCGGTGGCTTTGATCACCCCTTCAGCGCGGGGGGTGGTTTGACGAATCTGTTGCTTGAGCTGGGCAAGCATGGCGTTGTTCTGAAGCATGAGCTCAATCAGTTGGCGAGAGTTAGGGTGCCACTATACGGATTCCCGCAGGCTGCGCCAATTGTCGCTATGTGAAGTTCTTTTTGTTCTCGATTTATCAATAACCTACATCTTCCCTGTTAGCTGGGTAATTACCCTGTGGGCAGAGTGGAGTGGGGCTATTCGGTTGTGGTAGCTGTTGATTGGCACTTGATTGGTATTGAATTATGTCTATATTGGTATTCAATTGGTATTGTTTGTCGTACGGAGGTATCCATGGATCCACGCTTTAGCCACCTGCACCTTGACCCGCAGGGCGCGACACCGCTCTACCAGCAGTTAGCCCGTCAGTTGGAGAATGCCATCGAGACGGGTGCCTGGGAGAGCGGCGAGGCGCTACCTTCAGAGCGGAGCTTGGCCGATACCCTCAATGTCTCGCGTATTACCGCGCGTAAGGCATTGGATTGTCTGGCTGAGCTGGGGCTCATTCGTCGTAGCCGTGGTTCTGGCACTTTCATCACGCCGCGTCTTAATCAGTCGTTAACCCGATTGGTGAGTTTCACCGAGCTACTGACTCAGCGTGGTTTTACGCCCAGCTCTCGATGGTTAGAGCGCAGGCTGGCAACTCCCAATGTGGAAGAGAGTATGCGTCTTGGTTTGGGTGCCGATGCCCAGGTGGCGCGCCTTAAGCGTTTACGCTTGGCCGATGATGTGGTGATGGCGGTAGAGGATAGCTGCCTACCTGTTTCAGTACTGCCGGATCCCCAAGCAGTAGAAACGTCTCTCTATGCGGTACTGGAAGCCAGCGGTAAGTCAATGGCTCGAGCCCTGCAGCATGTTACGGCCATCAATGCTGACGCAGAGCTAGCGGGGCTCGCCGAGGTAGTCGAGGGGCAGGCGCTTCTTAAGATCACTCGGCTAGGGTATCTGGCCGATGGCACGCCAGCAGAGCTTACGGTGACTTACTGCCGCACCGATTATTACGACTTTATGGTCGAACTGACTCGCTAGGAAACGTTATGCAATTTGGCAATATCCTGACCTTCGAGGGCTGGCGCCTGGGGGAGATTCACTGGGAAGGGGGGCGTATCAAGCGTATCAGCGGCGAGCAGGTCGACCCTGATACCAACGCTCATCCTCGCATACTCCCCGGCTTTATCGATTTACATGTGCATGGGGGCGGCGGCGCTGATGTTATGGAAGGGGGCGAGGCTCTGGCTACCTTGGCCCGCACCCATGTGCGCTTCGGAACCACTCGGCTGCTGGCCACTACCATGACTGCGCCAGACGACCACATCAGAAGGACGCTGCGGGATATCGCGGCTTATATGCAGGCACCCGCGCCCCTGGCAGCCAAAGTGCTGGGCGTGCATTTGGAGGGGCCTTATATCAACCCTGGTAAGTTAGGCGCCCAGCCAGCCTATGCCCGGACGGGGTTGATCGAGGAGCTAGATGAGCTGTGCAGTCTGGCGCCGATTCGCCTGATTACCCTTGCCCCAGAACTCTCCGGCCATATGACTCTGATTCGCCACCTCAGCGAGCGCGGCGTTCGAGTGCAGCTAGGGCACACCCTGGGGAGCTATGAAGAAGGGGTCGAGGCTCTGGCTCATGGTGCCTGCGGATTCACCCACCTATTCAATGCCATGACCGGCCTGCACCACCGTAAGCCAGGTATGGTCGGAGCCGCGTTGGCCCATGCCCAGTATGCCGAGCTGATTCCCGACCTGCTGCATGTCCACCCTGGTGCCATCCTGACTGCCTTGCGCTGCATCCCCAATCTCTATGCGGTGACTGATTCCACCGCCGCTGCTGGCATGCCTGACGGCGATTACCGCCTGGGTGAGCAGACCGTCACCAAATGCTTAGGTGGCGTACGTTTGGCCGATGGCACCTTGGCCGGTAGCACGCTGACCATGGATCAAGCGCTGCGTAACTTCGTAAGCCTCGGACTTACGCTGGCTGAGGCTTCTGACCGCCTATCCCGCATTCCCGCTGATTTTCTGGGGCTTGGCGATATAGGTCGGCTTGAAGAAGGCGCTGCGGCTGACTTCGTTGTTCTTGACCCTCAACTCCAACTCCAAGCGGTCTTTGTAGAGGGCCGCTCTATCTTAGGAGGTGCCTGATGTCCCTGATGCTCGATGAAGCCCGCAGCGCCCCGGAAATTATCCGGAGTCAACTGCGGCGAAATGCACCCATGATGGCTGATTTGGCCGAGCAACTGCGTCAGTCGCCGCCGGTTTCAGCGGTAACCGTGGCCCGCGGAAGCTCCGACCATGCCGCCAGTTACTTTGCCTATCTGTGCATGAAGCAAAACGGCATCCCAGTGGCCTCGCTACCCCCTTCATTGACGACACTGGCCAAGGCTCCTTGGCGGACTAACGGCCATCTGGTCATAGCCGTCTCCCAGTCAGGGCAGAGCCCTGATTTGGTTGCTACCCAGCAGGCGTTAGCGACCAGTGGTGCCCGCACATTGGCGCTGCTCAATACGCAGGGGACACCGCTAGGGGCGGCCAGTGGCACAGAGATCCTTCTCCATGGCGGGGAGGAAAAGAGCGTTGCGGCCACCAAAAGTTACCTGGCTACCCTCTCTGCCATGGCTCAACTACTGGGTCACTGGAACGAGGATCACAGCTTATTAGCCGCCCTGGAGGGATTGCCAGAGCGCCTGGAAAAAGCCCTTGAGCAAGATTGGGCGCCGGCGGTAGAGGCATTGCAGTCAGCCGACAGGATGATGGTCATTGGCAGGGGCGCTGGTCTGGCGGTTGCCCAAGAGGCGGCACTGAAATTCAAAGAGACCTGTGCCATTCAGGCCGAGGCCTTTAGCGGGGCTGAAGTTCGCCACGGCCCGATGGCGTTGATAGGCCCTGATTACCCAGTGCTGGTATTCGCGCCGCCCGGGCCGGAGCAGGCCGGGCTGCTAACGCTGGCCGAATGGCTAGAGAGCGTTGGGGCCAAGGTATTGCTAGCAGCCGATGCGAGCGTGGCTAACCGCCAACTAACGTTGGTGGACGCGGGCCACGAAGACCTGCAGCCGCTGTCCGTTATCCAAAGCTTCTACGTCATGGTGGCAGCCCTGGCGGCGGCCCGGGGCAGTGACCCGGATCGACCCCGGCACCTTAACAAGGTTACCTGCACACTTTAATAGCTGATAGCTAATAACAAAGACAAAGCGGGAGTATTCCCATGTCCGATGCAAGTCAAACCCTAACCCTGCTAGCCCCTGTAGAAGGGGTGGTGATTCCCCTCAACGAAGTGCCCGACCCTGTTTTCGCTGGCTTAGCGCTAGGCGATGGCATTGCCCTTGACCCCCTCGGCGAGTGCCTACATGCTCCCTGCGACGGAGAGGTAGTGCAATGTGCCCGCACTCGCCACGCCCTGACACTGCGAACCGACGCTGGCCTAGAGCTGCTGATTCACCTGGGACTGGACACGGTGGAATTGCAGGGCCAGGGCATCGAACTTTTGGTGGCGGTTGGCGACCAAGTCCGCGCCGGTGAACCGCTGTGCCGCTTTGACGCCGATGTACTGGCGCTGGGTGCCTCTGCGCTTATCACGCCCATAGTGGTCACCGAACCCGCTGGCTGGCGCCTGTTGCCGCCCCGCCATGGCAAGGGGGAGCGAGTTGCCCTAGGCGAAAAGCTGATGGTGCTTACGCGCACCTCAGCGGAGCAGGGCGAAGCCGCAATGACCAAAGGCCCATTAGTGGAGCGTTGCCTAACGCTCGCTCTCGCGGCAGGGCTGCATGCCCGTCCTGCGGCGCGGCTAAGAGCGATCGCACGGGAGTACGATGTTGATTTGGAAGTGCACCGTGAGCCAGCGGCAGAAGGTGCTAGTGCGAATGCTGAAAGCTTAAGTGCGCTAATGAACCTTGGCTTAGTCGCAGGCAGCCCTTTGCGTCTGATTGCTCAGGGCACTCGGGGGGAGGTCGCTTTGGACGCCGCTGAAGCGCTGCTGACGACTCCCGAAGCCGAGGAGCACGCTGTAGGCAAGCCCCCAGTGGGGTTTCAAAAACCGCTTGGGGTAGGGGAAATGGCCGGCTTGGTCGCCAGCTATGGCTTGGCGACTGGCCCGCTGGTGGTTTATCAACCGCCACTGCCTAGTGTGCCTTACGACGGCGAAGGTGGAAGTGTAGAGTCCCCACGCCTTAAACAGGCATTGAACCGTATCAGTGAGGACTTAGCAAAAGCCGAGGTGCAGGCGACACAACAAGGGCAGGTCGCCGAGGCGGAAATCTTCGCAGCCCATGGCGCTTGGCTTGAAGATCCCAACTTAGTCGCGGCGGCAGAGGCGCGGATTGGTGATGGCCGCAGTGCTGGCCAAGCCTGGCGGGAAGCATTAGACGCTGAAGCAGAGCGGCTTGCTACTAGCGGTAACGACTTGCTGGCTGCCCGTGTCACGGATCTGCGCGACCTGCAGCGATGTGTGATGGCGGCGCTGAGTAACGACCATCAACAGGCAGCGCCTGAGCTGCCCGAAGGCGTCATCTTGGCGGCGGAGGATTTAACCCCTTCGGAGTTAGTGGTCGTAGCTGACCAGCACCCCGCTGGGCTTTGTCTTGCTGGCGGTGGCACCACTTCTCATGTGGCTATCCTGGCGCGGGCTCGGGGTATCCCTTGTCTAGTGGCCATGGGGCAGGGGCTATTGGAAGCAGCTCATGAGGCCTCCCTTGAAAGCGTCATTCTAGATGCCGAGAACGGCTGCTTGGCACTGAAGCCAACGTCGATACAACTGGCCGAGATGGCTGAGCGGATTGAGGTTCGCCGACAGCAAGCCGAGACGGCGCGGGCGGCCGCTCATGAGACAGCCATTACCTTGGACGGACGTACTATTGAGGTGCGCGCTAATATTGGTGGCGCCGAGGAAGCGCGCCTAGCGGCAGCATCAGGTGCCGATGGCGTAGGCCTGCTACGCAGCGAGTTTCTGTTCCTAGAGCGAGATAACGCCCCGGACGAGGAGTCTCAGTGCAAAGAGTATCAAGCCGCTTTGACGGCTTTAAACGGTAAGCCAGTGATTATTCGCACGCTGGATATCGGCGCCGACAAGCAGCTTCCTTATCTACGTTTGCCAACCGTGCCTAATCCAGCGTTAGGAGTTCGCGGCGTGCGCCTTTGGCAAAGCCAGCCCAAGCTTTTGGAGACACAGCTACGAGCGTTACTGGGTGTTACCCCGTTGCAAGCGCTGCATATCATGCTGCCTATGGTGAGCGAGGCCTCCGAACTACGCGAAGTGCGCCAGCGTTTAGAGGCGCTAGCCGCTGAGTTAGGGCTGAGTGAACGGCCGCGTTTAGGGGCCATGGTCGAAGTGCCTAGCGCCGCACTCTGCGCTGCCAGTCTTGCCGACGAGGCAGACTTCCTTTCCATTGGCACCAACGACTTAACCCAGTACACCCTCGCTATGGATCGTGAAGATCCAGCGCTTGCTAGCCGGGCTGATGTACTCCACCCGGCGGTACTGCGTCTGATCCAAGCGACGGTCGCTGGCGCCGCCAAGCGCTGTTCCGTCGGCGTATGTGGCAGTGCGGCCAGTGACGAACTGGCTGCTCCTTTGCTAGTAGCTTTGGGGGTCGATGAGCTCTCAGTAGAGCCTGCGCGAATTCCGGCGGTCAAGGCTGCTTTGCGCCGTCTGGACACCGCCGCCTTGGCAGCAAAGCTCCCTGAGCTACTGGCCCTTCACGATGCTATCGCGGTGCGTCGGCGCCTCGGCGAGCTGTTGGCGCTTGACGATGCAGCTCCATCAGCCACAAGTTCCACAACAACAACTCCCCTCGTGAGGTGCTGATATGACCGTCATGACTCTTGGATCCCGTCTTATGGGCGGTCTACAGCAGCTTGGCCGCTCCCTAATGCTGCCGATTGCAGTGCTGCCTATCGCTGGCCTGCTATTACGTCTAGGCCAGCCAGATCTACTCGATATCGCCTTTATTGCTAGTGCAGGTGAGGCGATCTTCGCTAACTTAGCGCTGATTTTTGCCATCGGTTTGGCAGTGGGCTTTGCCAATGACAGCAATGGCGCAGCGGGCCTGGCCGGTGTCATTGGTTACTTGGTTCTCGATGCAGTGCTGAACTCTCTCAATCCAGAGATTAATATGGGAGTGTTGGCGGGTATCATCATCGGCAGCGTGGCGGGTTTGCTTTATAACCGCTACCAAGCAATCCAACTGCCTGACTACTTGGCTTTCTTCGGCGGGCGGCGCTTTGTGCCTATTGTCACCGGCCTTGCCGCTGTGGTTCTGGGGTTCGCCTTCGGGGCTATCTGGCCTCCCATCCAGCACGGTATTGATTCGCTGGGCCAATGGCTCATTGATGCTGGTGAGTTAGGGCTATTTGTCTATGGAGTGCTCAATCGGCTACTGATCGTTACTGGCCTGCACCATGTGCTCAACAGCTTGGTATGGTTTGTTTTTGGCAGCTTTGACACGGCATCTGGGGCGGTAGTTAGCGGGGATCTTAATCGCTTCTTCGCAGGTGATCCTACCGCAGGCCGCTTTATGGCGGGCTTTTTCCCAGTGATGATGTTCGGCCTGCCAGCCGCAGCGCTGGCCATGTACCATGCAGCGCCGAAGGGACGACGTGCGCAGGTGGGCGGTCTTCTGTTATCGCTGGCATTGACCGCTTTTCTGACCGGCGTCACCGAACCCATTGAATTCACTTTTATGTTTTTGGCGCCGCTGCTCTATGTCATGCACGCTTTGCTGACCGGTATCTCAGTGGCTCTGCTGCACTGGCTTGATGTTAAACTGGGCTTCACTTTTTCCGCCGGGGCCTTCGACTTCGCGCTCTCGTATGGGCTTTCTACCAATGGTTGGCTGATGTTGCCGGTAGGGTTGGCCTATTTCATTATTTACTACACGATTTTCCGCTGGGCGATTGTGCGTTTCGACCTGCCAACGCCGGGTCGTGACCCAGAGACAGTAGCGCCCGTTGGGGCGGAAGCTGCTCCCAGTGAGCGAGGCCCAGCCTTCGTTGCCGCTCTGGGGGGCGCAGCAAACCTGCAAAGCGTTGGCGCCTGTACGACTCGGCTTCGCTTAGTATTGGACAACCCTGATGCTATCGACGAGGCGGCTCTCAAGACGCTCGGATCACGCGGGCTCCTGCGCCTTCAAGGCGGTGGACTTCAGGTCATTGTAGGGCCTATCGCCGACGCAGTGGTTGATGATATACGCGCCGCGCTAAGCGCCACTGGTGAAGCACCGGTGCAGCCTGCCGAACCAGGGTCGCCTAACTCTGTTGCGCCCCCGTCAATGGCCATAGCGCCCATAACACCTCAGACTCGTCAGGCTTGGGAGCAAGCGCTGGGCGGTGCGCGCAATGTGCATAGTGCAACAGCGGTGGCATCCACTCGGCTGCGTTTGGAACTAGCTAATGTCTCTGTGCTAGACGAGACGGCTCTGGCTGGCCTGGGGGCCCACGGCCTGCAGCGACTGCAGCGAGGTGTGATCCATATAATCTTGGATGAACAAGCAGAGGCGGTCGCCCTGGGGCTATCATCCCATTGATCTTGCCCAATGGCCGAGCCTGTGAGGTGGAGCGGCCATTGGGCCTGGTGTCCTAGCCAGCGACGGCTAGGCGTCCCAGGAATCAATCGGTTAAGCTAAAGCACCATACTCACGGAGCGCGCTATGACACCTCGCTTGATTGTTTCTGACCTGGATGGAACCCTATTAGGAAGCGACCACACCCTGCACGAAAGCACCGTAGAGGTTCTGAGGGCATTGGTGAAGCAAGGCCATCATGTCGCGCTCGCCTCTGGCCGCCATTACTACGATATGAAGGTGTTTCGTGATCAGTTGGATATTCCCGCACACTTGATTAGTACTAACGGCGCCTATGTTCACGACCCGGAAGATGCCTTGCTGGCGGCTAATCACCTTGAGCCTGAACATGCAAAAACGCTAATTGGTCTTCCGCGTCCGCCTCAAGTACGGCTTAACCTTTATCGCGAAAGCGGCTGGCATATTGACTCAGAGGCCCCGCACTTATTATCCCTTCACGCCTCCACAGGGTTTGGCTATGAAGTCGTGCCCCCCGCGCAAATGGACACTAACGGGGTAGGTAAAGTGCTCTATCTAGGCGACCCAAAGGCGCTAAAGCAGTTAGAAGCACAGGCGCAAGAGGCCCACGGCGACGGGCTGCATATTACCTATTCCACCATTGATTCTCTGGAAATCATGGCCGGTGGGGTCAATAAAGGCGTGGCGCTGTCATCACTGCTGGAACGGTTGGGCTTAACGCCCGCAGATTGCCTAGCATTTGGCGACAACCTTAACGATACCGAAATGCTCGATCTGGCAGGGGAGGCCCAAGTCATGGCCAATGCTCACCCGGCGTTATTTGATCGTGTACGCGGCGCTGAGCGTATCGGCCACCATGGCGAAGCCGCCGTTGCTGAGTGGCTGAGGGAGCGGTTTAAGCTTTAAGCGCCAACGAGCGCGTGGCTTTCGTCAACGATTAACGCTAATGCAACCTTGGTCGTAGCGGTCTTGCTACTGCTTGGCCCCTCGACCATCATCAAGACCCCATAAAA
This window encodes:
- a CDS encoding GntR family transcriptional regulator; its protein translation is MDPRFSHLHLDPQGATPLYQQLARQLENAIETGAWESGEALPSERSLADTLNVSRITARKALDCLAELGLIRRSRGSGTFITPRLNQSLTRLVSFTELLTQRGFTPSSRWLERRLATPNVEESMRLGLGADAQVARLKRLRLADDVVMAVEDSCLPVSVLPDPQAVETSLYAVLEASGKSMARALQHVTAINADAELAGLAEVVEGQALLKITRLGYLADGTPAELTVTYCRTDYYDFMVELTR
- a CDS encoding exoribonuclease II; translated protein: MLQNNAMLAQLKQQIRQTTPRAEGVIKATDKGFGFLETDDGESYFVPPPAMKQVIHGDRVEGVIHENGDKKSIEPEKLIEAGLDRFVSRVQKREGRLSVVPDHPSIKNVIKARIKNSLDEESIADGDWVVARLVRHPLKADDRAFFAQIDELVAKSDDPAVPWRVTLARHALEQECPDAGTDWPLIDEGLTREDLTSTPFFTIDGEKTRDMDDALHVSTRAEGGWRLSVAIADPTAYVEEGHAADLEARTRAFTVYLPGQNVTMLPEQLADDLCSLWEGKERPALACTLDINADGSMGDYRFFAANVKSHAKLVYDNVSDWIEGQGDWAPADEIAEQLTALRDLTEARTAWRNEHALVFKDRPDYVFDLDPAGNVLAVRTEERRIANRMIEESMIVANACCADFLAKHIGHGIFNVHRAFEPEKAEAAQEFLAGQEIIVEREALTELARYTELKRALESRDDAWLDARLRRFQGFTMMSAQPGPHFGLGLAAYATWTSPIRKYGDMVNHRLIKRVLKGEQAPAEATQQLTEQLTERRRLNRMAERDVKDWLYVRYLTPSAQNQDTFEAEIMAINRGGMRVRLLENGATAFVPAPLMHSDRSKVVIDDKEGRIQIEGEERYKLGDPIRVALTEAREETRSLVARPVV
- the nagE gene encoding N-acetylglucosamine-specific PTS transporter subunit IIBC, yielding MTVMTLGSRLMGGLQQLGRSLMLPIAVLPIAGLLLRLGQPDLLDIAFIASAGEAIFANLALIFAIGLAVGFANDSNGAAGLAGVIGYLVLDAVLNSLNPEINMGVLAGIIIGSVAGLLYNRYQAIQLPDYLAFFGGRRFVPIVTGLAAVVLGFAFGAIWPPIQHGIDSLGQWLIDAGELGLFVYGVLNRLLIVTGLHHVLNSLVWFVFGSFDTASGAVVSGDLNRFFAGDPTAGRFMAGFFPVMMFGLPAAALAMYHAAPKGRRAQVGGLLLSLALTAFLTGVTEPIEFTFMFLAPLLYVMHALLTGISVALLHWLDVKLGFTFSAGAFDFALSYGLSTNGWLMLPVGLAYFIIYYTIFRWAIVRFDLPTPGRDPETVAPVGAEAAPSERGPAFVAALGGAANLQSVGACTTRLRLVLDNPDAIDEAALKTLGSRGLLRLQGGGLQVIVGPIADAVVDDIRAALSATGEAPVQPAEPGSPNSVAPPSMAIAPITPQTRQAWEQALGGARNVHSATAVASTRLRLELANVSVLDETALAGLGAHGLQRLQRGVIHIILDEQAEAVALGLSSH
- a CDS encoding HAD family hydrolase, producing MTPRLIVSDLDGTLLGSDHTLHESTVEVLRALVKQGHHVALASGRHYYDMKVFRDQLDIPAHLISTNGAYVHDPEDALLAANHLEPEHAKTLIGLPRPPQVRLNLYRESGWHIDSEAPHLLSLHASTGFGYEVVPPAQMDTNGVGKVLYLGDPKALKQLEAQAQEAHGDGLHITYSTIDSLEIMAGGVNKGVALSSLLERLGLTPADCLAFGDNLNDTEMLDLAGEAQVMANAHPALFDRVRGAERIGHHGEAAVAEWLRERFKL
- a CDS encoding SIS domain-containing protein, translating into MSLMLDEARSAPEIIRSQLRRNAPMMADLAEQLRQSPPVSAVTVARGSSDHAASYFAYLCMKQNGIPVASLPPSLTTLAKAPWRTNGHLVIAVSQSGQSPDLVATQQALATSGARTLALLNTQGTPLGAASGTEILLHGGEEKSVAATKSYLATLSAMAQLLGHWNEDHSLLAALEGLPERLEKALEQDWAPAVEALQSADRMMVIGRGAGLAVAQEAALKFKETCAIQAEAFSGAEVRHGPMALIGPDYPVLVFAPPGPEQAGLLTLAEWLESVGAKVLLAADASVANRQLTLVDAGHEDLQPLSVIQSFYVMVAALAAARGSDPDRPRHLNKVTCTL
- a CDS encoding glycosyltransferase, with the translated sequence MHIADVTMFHAPASGGVRTYLQAKHRVFSRIPQLRTSLLVPGAERDSLGDHHTLPALHLPLGQGYRFPLRGSPWRDTLIALKPDLIEAGDPYVTAWAALVAGQRLGVPVVGFYHSDLPRLMGDRFGRYVEKRLTHYVTSLYSQFDSVLAPCHAMANRLREWGVDNVRVQPLGVDLAHFNPQQHDPVFRQAMGIPSDKKLLIFVGRNSREKNIDVLLATMRQLGSDYHLLLMGPGMPHHVPSNVTIVDRCCGAHEVAKALASSDALLHAGTRETFGLIAQEAMASGIPVVAANAGALAENVPLGAGILCKPLDPTAMAEACVALFSNDVASSGHYARRHVERHFNWDGVMHSLLEHYQHLCHSSQPYALHQHH
- the ptsP gene encoding phosphoenolpyruvate--protein phosphotransferase — its product is MSDASQTLTLLAPVEGVVIPLNEVPDPVFAGLALGDGIALDPLGECLHAPCDGEVVQCARTRHALTLRTDAGLELLIHLGLDTVELQGQGIELLVAVGDQVRAGEPLCRFDADVLALGASALITPIVVTEPAGWRLLPPRHGKGERVALGEKLMVLTRTSAEQGEAAMTKGPLVERCLTLALAAGLHARPAARLRAIAREYDVDLEVHREPAAEGASANAESLSALMNLGLVAGSPLRLIAQGTRGEVALDAAEALLTTPEAEEHAVGKPPVGFQKPLGVGEMAGLVASYGLATGPLVVYQPPLPSVPYDGEGGSVESPRLKQALNRISEDLAKAEVQATQQGQVAEAEIFAAHGAWLEDPNLVAAAEARIGDGRSAGQAWREALDAEAERLATSGNDLLAARVTDLRDLQRCVMAALSNDHQQAAPELPEGVILAAEDLTPSELVVVADQHPAGLCLAGGGTTSHVAILARARGIPCLVAMGQGLLEAAHEASLESVILDAENGCLALKPTSIQLAEMAERIEVRRQQAETARAAAHETAITLDGRTIEVRANIGGAEEARLAAASGADGVGLLRSEFLFLERDNAPDEESQCKEYQAALTALNGKPVIIRTLDIGADKQLPYLRLPTVPNPALGVRGVRLWQSQPKLLETQLRALLGVTPLQALHIMLPMVSEASELREVRQRLEALAAELGLSERPRLGAMVEVPSAALCAASLADEADFLSIGTNDLTQYTLAMDREDPALASRADVLHPAVLRLIQATVAGAAKRCSVGVCGSAASDELAAPLLVALGVDELSVEPARIPAVKAALRRLDTAALAAKLPELLALHDAIAVRRRLGELLALDDAAPSATSSTTTTPLVRC
- the nagA gene encoding N-acetylglucosamine-6-phosphate deacetylase — encoded protein: MQFGNILTFEGWRLGEIHWEGGRIKRISGEQVDPDTNAHPRILPGFIDLHVHGGGGADVMEGGEALATLARTHVRFGTTRLLATTMTAPDDHIRRTLRDIAAYMQAPAPLAAKVLGVHLEGPYINPGKLGAQPAYARTGLIEELDELCSLAPIRLITLAPELSGHMTLIRHLSERGVRVQLGHTLGSYEEGVEALAHGACGFTHLFNAMTGLHHRKPGMVGAALAHAQYAELIPDLLHVHPGAILTALRCIPNLYAVTDSTAAAGMPDGDYRLGEQTVTKCLGGVRLADGTLAGSTLTMDQALRNFVSLGLTLAEASDRLSRIPADFLGLGDIGRLEEGAAADFVVLDPQLQLQAVFVEGRSILGGA